ATTCtaacttctttcttcttcttttccagaTAATTCTCCATCACCAAAATCCCTGCCTGTAATTTCTACCCCCGACTTTGACTCAAGAACCTCCCATTTCCTGGGCTTAAAGGCTTAATCAGTAGCAAGTCTGGTTCATGACTGTTACAAACCTTCCTCCAAAGTCCACTGACCAGCCTCCTATCCCTTCCCAGTATGGCTAGATGGAAGATAGACAGCTGTGCTCAGGTTCTTGGTGGCTTGGTTCTGGTTTCTGTAGCACTCTCTCTTGTCCAAAGCAATGACTGCCCTCAGCTGTGCGTGTGTGAAATCAGACCCTGGTTCACCCCTCAGTCCACCTACAGAGAAGCTACAACAGTGGACTGCAATGACCTTCGCCTAACACGGATCCCGGGAAACCTGTCCAGTGAAACTCAGGTTCTCCTCTTACAGAGCAACTACATCGCTAGGACCAGCGAGGAACTGGAGCAACTCTTCAACCTGACAGAACTGGACCTGTCTCAAAATAACTTCAGTACAATTCGAGATGTTGGTCTCACCAACATGTCCCAGCTCACCACGCTTCATCTGGAGGAGAACCAGATCATGGAAATGCCCGACTACTGTCTGCAGGACCTTAGCAACCTGCAGGAGCTCTACATCAACCACAATCACATCAGCACCATTTCTGCCAATGCCTTCTCTGGGCTTCATAACCTACTCAGGCTTCACCTCAACTCCAACAAGCTCAAAACCATCAGTAGCCAGTGGTTTGATTCTACGCCAAATCTGGAGATTCTCATGATCGGAGAGAACCCCGTTGTTGGAATTATGGACTTTAACTTCAAGCCGTTGGGCAATCTGAGGAGTCTGGTTTTAGCCGGGATGTATTTGAAAGATATTCCTGGAAACGCCTTTGTGGGACTTGACAATCTCGAGAGCCTCTCTTTCTACGACAACAAGTTGGTTGGAGTGCCTCAGAGAGCCCTTCAGAAACTACCAAACCTGAAATTCctggatttaaacaaaaacccaGTACACAAAATACAGGAGGGGGATTTCAAGAACATGCTCAGATTGAAGGAATTGGGGATAAATAACATGGGAGAGTTGGTTTCTATTGACCGTTACGCTTTGGACAACCTTCCTGAGCTCACTAAACTAGAGGCAACAAACAACCTCAAGTTCTCTTACATTAATCGGCAGGCCTTTCGGGATGTCCCAGCTTTGGAGAGCCTAATGCTAAACAACAACGCTCTGAATGCCCTTTATCAGTCCACTGTGGATGCTCTGCCTAACTTGCGAGAGATCAGCATCCATAGCAACCCTCTGCGCTGTGACTGCGTCATCCAGTGGATGGGTTCCAACAAAACCACAGTGCGATTTATGGAGCCGCTGTCCATGCTCTGCTCCATGCCGCCAGAGGTCAGGGGGATGCATGTGCGTGAAGTGCTGCAGAAAAGGTTACTGAATCAGTGTTTGCCCCTAATCTCTCACGATACCTTCCCCACCCACCTCAGTTTAGAAATCGGAATGACCTTGGATTTGGACTGCAGGGCTATTTCACAGCCTGAGCCTGAGATCTATTGGGTGACACCAATGGGACACAAGGTTATGACTGACACTTTGTCTGACAAGTACCGCCTTAGCAAAGAGGGGACGCTGAGAATTTCCCACATCCAAGTTGAAGACTCCGGCAGGTACACCTGCGTGGCTCAAAACTCTGAGGGAGTCGACACAAAAGTGACAGCGATAAAGGTCAACGGCACTCTGCTGGACAACACGCAGCTCTTAAAGATCTACGTCAAACAGACGGAATCTCACTCCATCCTCGTCTCCTGGAAAATAAGCTCAAACGTCATGGCCTCCAACCTCAAGTGGTCGTCGGCAACTATGAAAATCGACAACCCTCACATCACTTACACTGCCAGGGTGCCCGTGGACGTCCACGAGTACAACCTGACGCATCTTCAGCCGGCGACCGAGTACGAAGTGTGCCTCACCGTATCCAGCATCCAGCAGCAGCCGCAGAAGTCGTGTGTGAACGTCACGACGAAGCAAGCGACCTTCGCGGTGGAAATATCCGATCAAGGGACCAACACGGCTCTGGCCGCAGTCATGGGAACGATGTTTGCGCTCATCAGCCTGGCTTTACTGGGTGTTTACACTGCCAAGAGGTGGAAGAGAAAGAATTATCACCATTCCCTGAAGAAGTACATGCAGAAGAACTCATCGATACCGCTAAATGAGCTGTACCCCCCTCTCATTAACCTGTGGGAGGCAGACAGTGAAAAGGAGAAGGAGGGCACCGCGGAGACCAAACCCAGCCAGGTCGACACCACGCGCAGTTACTACATG
Above is a genomic segment from Xiphophorus couchianus chromosome 20, X_couchianus-1.0, whole genome shotgun sequence containing:
- the lrrn1 gene encoding leucine-rich repeat neuronal protein 1, whose product is MARWKIDSCAQVLGGLVLVSVALSLVQSNDCPQLCVCEIRPWFTPQSTYREATTVDCNDLRLTRIPGNLSSETQVLLLQSNYIARTSEELEQLFNLTELDLSQNNFSTIRDVGLTNMSQLTTLHLEENQIMEMPDYCLQDLSNLQELYINHNHISTISANAFSGLHNLLRLHLNSNKLKTISSQWFDSTPNLEILMIGENPVVGIMDFNFKPLGNLRSLVLAGMYLKDIPGNAFVGLDNLESLSFYDNKLVGVPQRALQKLPNLKFLDLNKNPVHKIQEGDFKNMLRLKELGINNMGELVSIDRYALDNLPELTKLEATNNLKFSYINRQAFRDVPALESLMLNNNALNALYQSTVDALPNLREISIHSNPLRCDCVIQWMGSNKTTVRFMEPLSMLCSMPPEVRGMHVREVLQKRLLNQCLPLISHDTFPTHLSLEIGMTLDLDCRAISQPEPEIYWVTPMGHKVMTDTLSDKYRLSKEGTLRISHIQVEDSGRYTCVAQNSEGVDTKVTAIKVNGTLLDNTQLLKIYVKQTESHSILVSWKISSNVMASNLKWSSATMKIDNPHITYTARVPVDVHEYNLTHLQPATEYEVCLTVSSIQQQPQKSCVNVTTKQATFAVEISDQGTNTALAAVMGTMFALISLALLGVYTAKRWKRKNYHHSLKKYMQKNSSIPLNELYPPLINLWEADSEKEKEGTAETKPSQVDTTRSYYMW